The Juglans regia cultivar Chandler chromosome 11, Walnut 2.0, whole genome shotgun sequence genome contains the following window.
ttattttatttttttttcatgtatttttttaatcatcataaaccttttttaaaaaaaataaaaaatgagaaatgcttgGGATCCCGAAAATGGATCCCGAACATTTCTCCCgaaaggtttttatttttatttttattttttttacttaatgattaaggaagtgttttttaatgatgttataactttttttatattttttgaaaatatttacgatgattaaaaaaatacatgaaataaaagaaaaatgaaaaattgaaatgtaCTATTCGGAACATTCTTTGGGACAATTTTTCGGTAGCTGTAGtgctactcataaaaaattaataacattattaaaaattattttcttaattaggaGTCATTCGGGActcaaaagtatttttctttgtattttcaaTATCATGTGTTATTAGATAATGAgtagagtagagagagagagaagagttcAGATGATAAATGAAAAGGCaacaaaagagaggaaagaaaaataatgaacCCATCATGGGTGTATGAATAAGATATTAGGATTagagaaattatttacatcagcctATTGTTGATGTAAGCTTCAACACACCCAgtgttgagtttaaaaaaaaaaaaaaaaattacagtgtACAGAGAGTGCGGCTGATGCGTAGCAGTGCTCTTAGGATTAATTCAATCGGTCAAATGGGAAGGACCAAAATGGTGTATTGCTCCGCGTTTGATAGACATTGTCATCGAGAAATCATGTGCCTAAGCCATTTCAcaaattttgaacaaataaaCTTCCACTAAACTCCAAAACCTGATAAAACTTCATTCAAATGCAATTCCCAACGGAGTCACAATAATTATCTACAATCCACTGatgacaagaaaaaaagaaaaataaatggaaaaaagcCCGCCTTTTCCATTTGCTGATGGCTACAAATAATCCTGGTCTTACTAGCAGGTGGTGGTGCCCTCAATTAGCTTGTTTAACTTCTTGGTCCTCAAACTCTCAGCATAAACATCACGTCCTTGGCATTCATACCTgtacacacacgcacacaaggaaaatgataaaaaagaaaaagaaaaaataggcaCTAAAATCAGCTAATCACTCATTAGCTCCCAACTACATACACCACAAGAACCTGTAAATGATTCACCTAGGTGGCAAGGATATTAAAGGGCTTAAGCTTTGGGTGAGTTTAATGGCTTCAATCTTCGAGTTAGCTATCCCACTGAAGCAGAAATACCGACCGCATGTGGAACGATCCTCAAAAGCTCGAATATGAATGTTGACAAGAAACTTCACGTCAACGAATGCCAGAACTCTGAGCTGCTCctgtttgaaaatttgttaCTTGTTCTCATATAACCTTATCCAAGTTTGTTATTTTCGTGCAACTGAAAAAATGTTGGAACATACATCATTACCTTGAAGATTGACATTGTAGACCCGAGATTTTGTTGAGTGACTTGAGGTCCAAGAATCAGTCCTGCATTTATGGTAACTGTGTTGAGCATGCGATCCATGGCAGAGCCCAAGCAGCCTGCTCTGAGTAGTGGTGAATTCGGTTCGATTCGGTCGGTTCCAAGGGAATTTTGTAGACCGGGTCAATGATTTTCCCACCTTGGACCTGATCGAAATGGCATACGGACCAGATTGGACCATTGCCAGTCAGTCTAGTCTGGTCCATTCAGTCTGACCCTTACCCCATTGAGTCACTTTTCCAATTTTGGCCAAACTGACTTTACTAGTAAAGTTTTGGCCTAAGTCCTGATTTTGAGACTATTTTCAACCTAAATTATTATTACCAtacaaaaaattgaacaaaaaaaaaaactagaagaagATGCAAAATGCCAATAAGCAATaacatccaaaatataaataaaagaaaaaaatagaaaaaggaaaaaaaaatactaataaaactaaaaatcccTAATCATTCAACctccaaatgaaagaaaaaaaaagtttcaaaaccaaaaaaagtaaagaaaatatataataaaatttacaaattacaatccATGTATCTAAGTcgaaattacaaattataaatgactgaatggtaataaaaaaaaaacttgaactcCAAGTCTTTAGTCCAAAACTCAAAGTCTTCACAACTTTACTGCAAAAACATAgtaaacaaatattaaatgtcttagtttaataacaaaaatagcTAGTATAGTAGtattaaagtatatatatgtcTCGCCTTATTCATCTGCATTGAGTGTTGGCATTGTATTTGGCGCCTCTATGGAATTTTCAACCTCTCCAACAAGTTCtatacataaaagataaaataaaataaattatataaatttacataacatataaataataaaagatatcaAATGAAGTAAATTTGTAATTGTTATATACCCATATCCAGTTGCTTCTCAAAATCTTCAACCTCATCCATTAAAATCCTAAGGCTaattggagtagaagaagaacgaaacCAATTATGTGCACAAATGAGACCCTTAACTATCATTGGAGATAAACTACTTCGGAAAAGATCAAGTACACTACCCACCGTGCTAAATGCAGATTTAGAGGCCATTGTAGATACTAATATTGTAAGTACATTGCGtgcaacttttgaaagtacccgatatctaactgaattaaGCTTCCACTAATTTAGAATGTCAAAACTTGCATTTGTTCCTTACAATTTTCGGCTAAGTATCTATCAACTTCTTACTTGTTTTCCAAAGAATTTTCCAACTATAATCGTTGCTTAAATAGGGTCAATATATGTGCCTTCCTATCCTCAAGTCTGCTAACTATAGCACTTACATCTTCACGTAGGGGACTTCTGCGCTGCTGCTGTTGACCAAAACTGTtcccttcttcattttcaacaTATGCATCATACATGAGGGTTAAAGCATCTTTTATATTCCAACTCAAATCAACCGCTTTTGTTGGCTAATGGACATACATTGATTCTAACGAAAATTTAAGATATCTTATCTTGTATTGAAAGTCAAGAACAAACCCAACatacaacaacaaattcatattttcaatgttaccccaatatttatcaaattgTTTTCCTCATATTCGCTGCCATTAATCCCACTACCGGACTTTCTTCTTCACACTCCATGTCAATCACATTTTGAATTGTAAGAGCACTCACAATGATTCATTTATCCTATCCTTCAAAATACATTAccaaaattcactttttctattttacatattgacttttacaatagATCGtacatcaacttatctatttttttctatatcatttaaatattttttttaatattttttattcatttcaaatattttctctaactaccATTAAATTTGCAATATCTTCATATCttatgatatttgtaatatctatctatatacAAAACTACACCATTTAATTGTTAAAGCATAAACCCAAAACTACACCGTTTATTGAATATTAAGCTACGTCGTTTTCCAGCCACTACTAATGCATTACAAGCCCTATTTCTCTTCACTTTGCGTTTGTCTCTTTCTTTCACATGGCATCTTGCCTCTGCCGCATCTCAAGCTTCCACCTATAATCTTCTCTGATCTCCCTTTGTGAACCTTATAACACCAAACAACTATTTGGTGGCTGAAAGTATgatgaaaaataagtttttaattctgagatattttttataattttttaaagttaccCAACAACGATTTATTAAAGTTTGAGCAATCTACAAATTcttactttttcttgttttattggCGTGTTCACCTACAATGGAGAAGTCTTTGTTCTTGTCCTTGAGTATTTGACTGGAAACACACGTAATTTACTCAAATTCTCTTCCTAGCCCCTCAAGATAAAGGCTACTTAAACTAAACGATGTTTTTATGTTCATAGTGGAAACCAGggttttcatttaatgatgtgGAAGCACCTCTTAAAGAAGAGCTTGAAGTGCTTTCGGTGATGGAATTGACGATGAACAGCTTTACTTCAAGGAAGATAGGGgctgaaatgagagagaatacAAGTAAACAAAAGCAGCGAGGAAAAAAGATCAAAggagagataaaataattaaaaatattttagaggtGTGAATAGTATTCTCTACATGTAGAGGATTACTgttgtaaaatgtaaaataaagatgaaaatacAAAACCCATTGAAAGCTACTTGTGAccaattttctttatattatacaaaaaagcTGCATTTTACAAGAGCCATTGGGAGTGTTCTAACTAACTCCGTAAAAAACGAGTTGCAAGTTATATATTCACCCCCAAGAAATGTAAAGTTACatcataaaaaacttgaaaaaaaatctcacaacaACTGTACCTTCTCCCAGTGATCATTcttgggaggccctaacttaTTTAACATTCTCCTCATCTAGGAATCATcattgtcatcatcatcatcatcataatttCCAATACTAGCAAGAAAGTTTGAATCTTCTTTCGCTAACCGTTCGAAagcttttctaaatttttccgCCCTCaccaacataagataggtggagttccacctagtttACACATCCATGCAAACATGACCTTTGCATGTAATGTCTTCTAATTGTACACACGACTTAAATGTACTGTATCTTTGAGGGGAGGATTTCACGTATTTCACAACACTTTTCACCCTTGCAATAGAGTCATCATACTCTTTCAACCACTCACGgacaattaaattcaatatgTGGGCACAACACCGAACGTGCAAGAGTTGATGTCCCAAGACAGTGTCCCTCCTAtgcttggttttctttttcagatAAGATATTGCTCTGTTATTGGAACTTTCATTATCAATAGTGATTGCAAGTATTTTCGGTCGcccccaatcatgcaagcaCATCTCTATGGTCTTACCAAGTGTATCAACCTTGTAATTTTCAaccaaggaaaaagaaataatcattttgtgtAGATTCCaaatcatcattaataaagtGTGTAGTGATACACATATAATTGAGGTTTTACACGGATGTCCATATATCCGTTGTAAGAGAAACTCGTTACCATTGAAGAGTAGTTTTCAGCTTACTTTTTTCCCTTAAATACACATTAAAAGAATCTTTCGCAATCGTGACACGAGATGAAATCCTTACCCACTCAGGACAAACAACGAGTATAAATCTTTTGAAATCCTCCCATTCAACGAACTTAAATGACAACTTATCAAGAATCAACATCTCCGCTAAGACTTGTTTGCAAGCCTCAACACCCAATGATATGGAAACAAGTCCCCTACTATCACTTCCTCCATTCTTCGCCTTCTAACCTAAAGTAGTTTGAGACTTGTCCATCTTATTAAACAGATATTTCTTACACGGTTTCTCAATGTGGTACTTCATGGACTTTGTACCGTTGATCTTCGTATCACATGCCTACAAAGCACCTAATTACATGCGGCCCTAGGTTTAGTGGGATCactttttggtatttttgtaaagtgatccaAAACCATTGATCTAGCTCTACCACCACTAGGTCCACTACCACTCGTTTTAGTACTTACATTGGGTTTGGGTAGGAGTGGAAGCATGCCACTTAACCCTTGTGTTGACTCATTAAAATCATCGATGGTGGAGTCTCTCGGAATCGTTTCTTTTGTAGGGTCCATCTAGAACAATAATCAAACGGAAATTAACATAACAAGCTAACTTAACTAGtccaaatatgaattttttctATACTTGAGCATTTATGCCATTCAAATGATAAATCTGAAATCACTAAGCTAGTAACAAATAATCAGATTACCAACTTAACAATTAACATATTAGTAACAAACAAGTATCCATAGACTTCGTCATAAACTATAATCAAACACATGTAATTatgtaaacataaaaaattacaaagatcaaatcacaaaatcgTGCTAAATGCAAAAACCCCATCTAcccataaaaaattacatcacCAGAAGCAAAACAGGCAAGAACATGGCAAAAAATACGTAAGAGTGATTATGTACCTTAGAATAATGGCAGCGTGCGATGGAGCGGCTGGAAGCTGCAGTGGTGGTGCTGGGAGTTCTAGGATTTCTTAACTTTCTTCGCCGTTTGAGAGAGTGACTTGGGAGGGAgaatgagagagtgagagagaattGAGGGGGAATGGGTGATACATGAGAGAACCTGGgttgaaacgacgtcgtttcaacatgggtaatttaaaaaaaattctaagttGTGTGAAACCGCATCGTTTCACGCAACTCAACAAGTGTCCATAGCAACCCATGAGTTCACTCGACTTCCGCTTGATTTGGAGCTCCAGCGAAGATTAATTCGTGAGT
Protein-coding sequences here:
- the LOC109000713 gene encoding uncharacterized protein LOC109000713, with protein sequence MDRMLNTVTINAGLILGPQVTQQNLGSTMSIFKVMMYQLRVLAFVDVKFLVNIHIRAFEDRSTCGRYFCFSGIANSKIEAIKLTQSLSPLISLPPRYECQGRDVYAESLRTKKLNKLIEGTTTC